Proteins found in one Xenopus laevis strain J_2021 chromosome 1L, Xenopus_laevis_v10.1, whole genome shotgun sequence genomic segment:
- the LOC108714527 gene encoding uncharacterized protein LOC108714527: protein MAKRKAEHHVATLAPPCKMHAGELSSYQYEPSSDPLTPRRKRKLGVDVCVDVILPARCNSKTPEQETLPAAQPPVPCKKQRVMESKSTNEYKCQNDDDFKEYNSFNYWRTPLPEIDLSEIIIEPEEVNKHPKPKTETLEEMDS from the exons ATGGCTAAGAGGAAAGCGGAGCATCACGTGGCTACCTTGGCGCCCCCGTGCAAAATGCATGCAGGGGAATTGTCCTCATACCAGTATGAGCCCAGTAGCGACCCATTGACTCCCAGAAGGAAAAGAAAGCTTGGGGTGGATGTTTGTGTGGACGTGATACTGCCTGCAAGGTGCAACAGTAAGACTCCTGAGCAGGAAACcctgccagcagcccagccgccaGTTCCGTGTAAGAAGCAGAGGGTGATGGAGAGCAAAAGCACAAATGAGTACAAATGCCAG AACGATGATGACTTCAAAGAATACAACTCATTTAATTACTGGAGGACTCCTTTACCTGAGATTgatctttctgaaataatcattgAACCTGAAGAAGTTAATAAGCATCCTAAACCTAAAACAGAAACATTAGAAGAGATGGACAGCtga